Proteins co-encoded in one Megalopta genalis isolate 19385.01 unplaced genomic scaffold, iyMegGena1_principal scaffold0023, whole genome shotgun sequence genomic window:
- the LOC117217832 gene encoding uncharacterized protein LOC117217832 isoform X8 — translation MTNAASLYEMARFGSYDIGVLLLLLLLLSVAGVSADIASDSYNYMLLIEDVHNYYGTTCIIIVRSNQCTDMNETTVTQIWTRSFSRSGILTVIVGFSDLAQETKKYEGCEVRPLYVVLLSTKKTLNEFATATGRIDISFPVWFVMFLPHQGDPLKSDCRSPTGNLFNLSFDTEMLVLCYDQPSLREWYSFRDNRTTVSNLAVWKPGQGLWPVTNGSLYARRNNLRKEIMRIAYVESGNDSVSFRLQKLLKKKDYLPLSVTDGFRQVATIERQRRDQQAEEHVPLADQRLPAGLSRGHFGQRHAAPRHRSVRRGRRMPDTNIGENVLSLLRQGEPLRDDSEEAPTESEQKRRSEKIRAESCGIRASRQRRSVVAITGGEKQAGRDIIVSRNFLPSDALGLPRTIDTLYRYPQNEEEASTIMRIVVDQQARLINRFRFVPRGNIVADHKGKLVVNFRVSFRPLAFRRVSMDLSSREFLFLCHPLRSNQSRVTSFTGDVGKLLLAESMAGDERRLRVVVTTIVFSLPRLQRQKSVDVEREQRAVAALKYIKYAKTKPRRSLFESDVPIARDQLTQTPFQFANFSKRSHFFYINFLLR, via the exons ATGACAAATGCCGCTTCGTTGTACGAGATGGCACGGTTCGGTAGCTACGATATCGgcgtgctgctgctgctgctgctgcttctgTCCGTGGCAGGCGTTTCCGCGGATATAGCGAGCGACAGTTATAATTATATGCTGCTGATCGAAGACGTACACAACTATTACGGAACGACCTGCATAATAATCGTGCGTTCGAACCAATGCACCG ATATGAACGAGACGACCGTGACGCAAATATGGACCCGATCGTTCTCCCGCAGCGGCATCCTGACCGTGATCGTCGGCTTTTCCGATCTTGCACAGGAGACCAAGAAGTACGAAGGTTGCGAGGTGCGTCCGTTATACGTCGTCCTTCTCAGCACAAAGAAGACCCTGAACGAGTTTGCAACGGCCACCGGACGGATCGATATCTCCTTTCCCGTTTGGTTCGTGATGTTCCTTCCGCACCAGGGAGATCCCCTGAAATCCGACTGTCGGAGCCCGACCGGGAACCTGTTCAATCTATCGTTCGATACCGAGATGCTGGTGTTGTGCTACGACCAGCCATCTTTGAGGGAGTGGTACTCGTTTCGGGATAACCGTACAACGGTCTCGAATCTAGCCGTATGGAAACCTGGACAAGGACTTTGGCCCGTGACGAACGGGAGTCTGTACGCGAGGAGGAACAACCTGCGCAAAGAGATCATGCGAATCGCCTACGTCGAG TCGGGCAACGACAGCGTCTCGTTCAGGTTGCAGAAGCTTTTGAAGAAGAAAGACTACTTGCCTTTGTCGGTGACGGACGGCTTTCGACAG GTTGCAACGATTGAAAGACAACGGCGTGATCAACAAGCTGAGGAACATGTACCTCTTGCCGACCAACGATTACCAGCAGGGCTATCCCGTGGTCACTTTGGGCAGCGTCACGCCGCTCCTCGCCATCGTAGTGTGCGGCGTGGTCGTAGGATGCCTGATACTAACATTGGAGAAAATGTGTTATCGCTGCTGCGACAAGGAGAGCCGTTGCGAGACGATTCGGAAGAAGCTCCGACGGAATCCGAGCAGAAGAGGCGGAGCGAGAAGATACGCGCGGAGTCCTGTGGGATACGCGCATCGAGACAACGGAGATCGGTCGTTGCGATAACGGGGGGCGAGAAACAGGCGGGGCGAGATATAATTGTTTCACGAAACTTTCTGCCGAGCGACGCGCTCGGGCTCCCTCGTACAATCGATACATTGTATCGTTACCCGCAAAACGAGGAAGAAGCCTCGACAATAATGCGCATTGTCGTCGATCAACAGGCTCGTCTTATCAATCGCTTTCGCTTCGTGCCGCGCGGCAACATCGTCGCGGATCACAAGGGTAAATTAGTTGTAAATTTCCGCGTATCGTTTCGCCCGCTGGCGTTTCGGCGGGTTTCGATGGATCTTTCGAGTCGCGAGTTTCTATTTTTGTGCCATCCTCTGCGCTCCAATCAGTCCCGAGTTACCTCGTTTACCGGCGATGTCGGTAAATTGCTACTCGCCGAAAGCATGGCTGGAGACGAGAGACGGCTTCGCGTTGTCGTAACGACTATCGTTTTCTCTCTGCCGAGACTACAACGGCAAAAATCGGTCGACGtcgaacgagaacaacgagcagTTGCGGCTTTAAAATACATTAAATATGCAAAAACGAAGCCCCGGAGGTCGTTGTTCGAAAGCGATGTTCCCATTGCTCGCGACCAACTTACACAGACACCGTTTCAATTCGCAAACTTTTCAAAACGAAGCCACTTTTTTTACATAAATTTTCTGCTTCGATAA
- the LOC117217832 gene encoding glutamate receptor ionotropic, delta-2 isoform X6: MTNAASLYEMARFGSYDIGVLLLLLLLLSVAGVSADIASDSYNYMLLIEDVHNYYGTTCIIIVRSNQCTDMNETTVTQIWTRSFSRSGILTVIVGFSDLAQETKKYEGCEVRPLYVVLLSTKKTLNEFATATGRIDISFPVWFVMFLPHQGDPLKSDCRSPTGNLFNLSFDTEMLVLCYDQPSLREWYSFRDNRTTVSNLAVWKPGQGLWPVTNGSLYARRNNLRKEIMRIAYVEESAFVAVENGVLTKYLGEVIQELSESLNFTIEVTNPMDSYGNLNEETQTWSGVIGELVADTVDIGVAEFSMTKRRLEVVDFTLPLILSRMRVYFKKPDGSSVRWTAYVKVSRCCFKSPPSVNAITTPMFLCAQEFDRHVWTGIAFTVLAVPIVLTLMKTRGRLFAKVVGEYYINVWGIYCQQGMPEFPQETSQRLAFVSIFVSALIIASAYSASLISNLTVSTVSLPFSTLEQFAHDGSYKLIVFRDSADYDTIVSGNDSVSFRLQKLLKKKDYLPLSVTDGFRQVCTEKVGFYVTEAIVSSLSRMPCAIEYIEANRIESLAIVLNKRSPYRQVINYKLQRLKDNGVINKLRNMYLLPTNDYQQGYPVVTLGSVTPLLAIVVCGVVVGCLILTLEKMCYRCCDKESRCETIRKKLRRNPSRRGGARRYARSPVGYAHRDNGDRSLR; the protein is encoded by the exons ATGACAAATGCCGCTTCGTTGTACGAGATGGCACGGTTCGGTAGCTACGATATCGgcgtgctgctgctgctgctgctgcttctgTCCGTGGCAGGCGTTTCCGCGGATATAGCGAGCGACAGTTATAATTATATGCTGCTGATCGAAGACGTACACAACTATTACGGAACGACCTGCATAATAATCGTGCGTTCGAACCAATGCACCG ATATGAACGAGACGACCGTGACGCAAATATGGACCCGATCGTTCTCCCGCAGCGGCATCCTGACCGTGATCGTCGGCTTTTCCGATCTTGCACAGGAGACCAAGAAGTACGAAGGTTGCGAGGTGCGTCCGTTATACGTCGTCCTTCTCAGCACAAAGAAGACCCTGAACGAGTTTGCAACGGCCACCGGACGGATCGATATCTCCTTTCCCGTTTGGTTCGTGATGTTCCTTCCGCACCAGGGAGATCCCCTGAAATCCGACTGTCGGAGCCCGACCGGGAACCTGTTCAATCTATCGTTCGATACCGAGATGCTGGTGTTGTGCTACGACCAGCCATCTTTGAGGGAGTGGTACTCGTTTCGGGATAACCGTACAACGGTCTCGAATCTAGCCGTATGGAAACCTGGACAAGGACTTTGGCCCGTGACGAACGGGAGTCTGTACGCGAGGAGGAACAACCTGCGCAAAGAGATCATGCGAATCGCCTACGTCGAG GAGTCCGCGTTCGTCGCGGTCGAGAACGGGGTCCTCACGAAATACCTCGGCGAGGTGATCCAGGAGCTGAGCGAGTCGTTGAACTTCACGATCGAAGTGACGAACCCTATGGATTCGTACGGCAATCTGAACGAGGAAACGCAAACCTGGTCGGGCGTGATAGGCGAACTGGTCGCGGATACGGTCGACATAGGCGTCGCGGAATTCAGCATGACCAAACGCCGACTGGAGGTGGTGGATTTCACGCTGCCGCTGATCCTATCCCGCATGAGGGTGTACTTCAAGAAGCCCGACGGTTCCTCCGTACGGTGGACCGCCTACGTCAAGGTTTCTCGTTGTTGTTTCAAGAGTCCGCCATCGGTGAACGCGATAACGACACCGATGTTTCTCTGTGCTCAGGAGTTCGACAGGCACGTCTGGACGGGGATAGCGTTCACGGTCCTCGCCGTGCCGATCGTGCTGACTCTCATGAAGACGAGGGGACGTCTCTTCGCAAAAGTCGTCGGGGAATATTACATAAACGTTTGGGGAATATATTGCCAGCAAGGCATGCCAG AATTTCCGCAAGAAACCTCGCAGAGACTCGCTTTCGTATCGATTTTCGTGTCGGCGTTGATCATCGCGTCCGCTTACTCCGCTTCGTTGATCAGCAATTTGACCGTCTCCACGGTTAGCCTGCCGTTCTCTACTCTCGAGCAGTTCGCGCACGATGGTTCTTACAAGTTGATCGTGTTCAGAGACAGCGCGGACTACGATACGATAGTT TCGGGCAACGACAGCGTCTCGTTCAGGTTGCAGAAGCTTTTGAAGAAGAAAGACTACTTGCCTTTGTCGGTGACGGACGGCTTTCGACAG GTTTGCACGGAAAAAGTGGGCTTCTACGTAACCGAGGCGATAGTGAGCTCTTTGAGTCGCATGCCTTGCGCGATCGAGTACATCGAAGCCAACAGGATCGAAAGCTTGGCGATCGTTCTGAACAAACGCAGTCCTTACAGACAAGTCATAAATTACAA GTTGCAACGATTGAAAGACAACGGCGTGATCAACAAGCTGAGGAACATGTACCTCTTGCCGACCAACGATTACCAGCAGGGCTATCCCGTGGTCACTTTGGGCAGCGTCACGCCGCTCCTCGCCATCGTAGTGTGCGGCGTGGTCGTAGGATGCCTGATACTAACATTGGAGAAAATGTGTTATCGCTGCTGCGACAAGGAGAGCCGTTGCGAGACGATTCGGAAGAAGCTCCGACGGAATCCGAGCAGAAGAGGCGGAGCGAGAAGATACGCGCGGAGTCCTGTGGGATACGCGCATCGAGACAACGGAGATCGGTCGTTGCGATAA
- the LOC117217832 gene encoding uncharacterized protein LOC117217832 isoform X9, with amino-acid sequence MTNAASLYEMARFGSYDIGVLLLLLLLLSVAGVSADIASDSYNYMLLIEDVHNYYGTTCIIIVRSNQCTDMNETTVTQIWTRSFSRSGILTVIVGFSDLAQETKKYEGCEVRPLYVVLLSTKKTLNEFATATGRIDISFPVWFVMFLPHQGDPLKSDCRSPTGNLFNLSFDTEMLVLCYDQPSLREWYSFRDNRTTVSNLAVWKPGQGLWPVTNGSLYARRNNLRKEIMRIAYVEVATIERQRRDQQAEEHVPLADQRLPAGLSRGHFGQRHAAPRHRSVRRGRRMPDTNIGENVLSLLRQGEPLRDDSEEAPTESEQKRRSEKIRAESCGIRASRQRRSVVAITGGEKQAGRDIIVSRNFLPSDALGLPRTIDTLYRYPQNEEEASTIMRIVVDQQARLINRFRFVPRGNIVADHKGKLVVNFRVSFRPLAFRRVSMDLSSREFLFLCHPLRSNQSRVTSFTGDVGKLLLAESMAGDERRLRVVVTTIVFSLPRLQRQKSVDVEREQRAVAALKYIKYAKTKPRRSLFESDVPIARDQLTQTPFQFANFSKRSHFFYINFLLR; translated from the exons ATGACAAATGCCGCTTCGTTGTACGAGATGGCACGGTTCGGTAGCTACGATATCGgcgtgctgctgctgctgctgctgcttctgTCCGTGGCAGGCGTTTCCGCGGATATAGCGAGCGACAGTTATAATTATATGCTGCTGATCGAAGACGTACACAACTATTACGGAACGACCTGCATAATAATCGTGCGTTCGAACCAATGCACCG ATATGAACGAGACGACCGTGACGCAAATATGGACCCGATCGTTCTCCCGCAGCGGCATCCTGACCGTGATCGTCGGCTTTTCCGATCTTGCACAGGAGACCAAGAAGTACGAAGGTTGCGAGGTGCGTCCGTTATACGTCGTCCTTCTCAGCACAAAGAAGACCCTGAACGAGTTTGCAACGGCCACCGGACGGATCGATATCTCCTTTCCCGTTTGGTTCGTGATGTTCCTTCCGCACCAGGGAGATCCCCTGAAATCCGACTGTCGGAGCCCGACCGGGAACCTGTTCAATCTATCGTTCGATACCGAGATGCTGGTGTTGTGCTACGACCAGCCATCTTTGAGGGAGTGGTACTCGTTTCGGGATAACCGTACAACGGTCTCGAATCTAGCCGTATGGAAACCTGGACAAGGACTTTGGCCCGTGACGAACGGGAGTCTGTACGCGAGGAGGAACAACCTGCGCAAAGAGATCATGCGAATCGCCTACGTCGAG GTTGCAACGATTGAAAGACAACGGCGTGATCAACAAGCTGAGGAACATGTACCTCTTGCCGACCAACGATTACCAGCAGGGCTATCCCGTGGTCACTTTGGGCAGCGTCACGCCGCTCCTCGCCATCGTAGTGTGCGGCGTGGTCGTAGGATGCCTGATACTAACATTGGAGAAAATGTGTTATCGCTGCTGCGACAAGGAGAGCCGTTGCGAGACGATTCGGAAGAAGCTCCGACGGAATCCGAGCAGAAGAGGCGGAGCGAGAAGATACGCGCGGAGTCCTGTGGGATACGCGCATCGAGACAACGGAGATCGGTCGTTGCGATAACGGGGGGCGAGAAACAGGCGGGGCGAGATATAATTGTTTCACGAAACTTTCTGCCGAGCGACGCGCTCGGGCTCCCTCGTACAATCGATACATTGTATCGTTACCCGCAAAACGAGGAAGAAGCCTCGACAATAATGCGCATTGTCGTCGATCAACAGGCTCGTCTTATCAATCGCTTTCGCTTCGTGCCGCGCGGCAACATCGTCGCGGATCACAAGGGTAAATTAGTTGTAAATTTCCGCGTATCGTTTCGCCCGCTGGCGTTTCGGCGGGTTTCGATGGATCTTTCGAGTCGCGAGTTTCTATTTTTGTGCCATCCTCTGCGCTCCAATCAGTCCCGAGTTACCTCGTTTACCGGCGATGTCGGTAAATTGCTACTCGCCGAAAGCATGGCTGGAGACGAGAGACGGCTTCGCGTTGTCGTAACGACTATCGTTTTCTCTCTGCCGAGACTACAACGGCAAAAATCGGTCGACGtcgaacgagaacaacgagcagTTGCGGCTTTAAAATACATTAAATATGCAAAAACGAAGCCCCGGAGGTCGTTGTTCGAAAGCGATGTTCCCATTGCTCGCGACCAACTTACACAGACACCGTTTCAATTCGCAAACTTTTCAAAACGAAGCCACTTTTTTTACATAAATTTTCTGCTTCGATAA
- the LOC117217832 gene encoding uncharacterized protein LOC117217832 isoform X10 produces MTNAASLYEMARFGSYDIGVLLLLLLLLSVAGVSADIASDSYNYMLLIEDVHNYYGTTCIIIVRSNQCTDMNETTVTQIWTRSFSRSGILTVIVGFSDLAQETKKYEGCEVRPLYVVLLSTKKTLNEFATATGRIDISFPVWFVMFLPHQGDPLKSDCRSPTGNLFNLSFDTEMLVLCYDQPSLREWYSFRDNRTTVSNLAVWKPGQGLWPVTNGSLYARRNNLRKEIMRIAYVEESAFVAVENGVLTKYLGEVIQELSESLNFTIEVTNPMDSYGNLNEETQTWSGVIGELVADTVDIGVAEFSMTKRRLEVVDFTLPLILSRMRVYFKKPDGSSVRWTAYVKVSRCCFKSPPSVNAITTPMFLCAQEFDRHVWTGIAFTVLAVPIVLTLMKTRGRLFAKVVGEYYINVWGIYCQQGMPVGQRQRLVQVAEAFEEERLLAFVGDGRLSTGAKFLCECFIEKYGPRACRFRSIVGLHGKSGLLRNRGDSELFESHALRDRVHRSQQDRKLGDRSEQTQSLQTSHKLQVNNVRKW; encoded by the exons ATGACAAATGCCGCTTCGTTGTACGAGATGGCACGGTTCGGTAGCTACGATATCGgcgtgctgctgctgctgctgctgcttctgTCCGTGGCAGGCGTTTCCGCGGATATAGCGAGCGACAGTTATAATTATATGCTGCTGATCGAAGACGTACACAACTATTACGGAACGACCTGCATAATAATCGTGCGTTCGAACCAATGCACCG ATATGAACGAGACGACCGTGACGCAAATATGGACCCGATCGTTCTCCCGCAGCGGCATCCTGACCGTGATCGTCGGCTTTTCCGATCTTGCACAGGAGACCAAGAAGTACGAAGGTTGCGAGGTGCGTCCGTTATACGTCGTCCTTCTCAGCACAAAGAAGACCCTGAACGAGTTTGCAACGGCCACCGGACGGATCGATATCTCCTTTCCCGTTTGGTTCGTGATGTTCCTTCCGCACCAGGGAGATCCCCTGAAATCCGACTGTCGGAGCCCGACCGGGAACCTGTTCAATCTATCGTTCGATACCGAGATGCTGGTGTTGTGCTACGACCAGCCATCTTTGAGGGAGTGGTACTCGTTTCGGGATAACCGTACAACGGTCTCGAATCTAGCCGTATGGAAACCTGGACAAGGACTTTGGCCCGTGACGAACGGGAGTCTGTACGCGAGGAGGAACAACCTGCGCAAAGAGATCATGCGAATCGCCTACGTCGAG GAGTCCGCGTTCGTCGCGGTCGAGAACGGGGTCCTCACGAAATACCTCGGCGAGGTGATCCAGGAGCTGAGCGAGTCGTTGAACTTCACGATCGAAGTGACGAACCCTATGGATTCGTACGGCAATCTGAACGAGGAAACGCAAACCTGGTCGGGCGTGATAGGCGAACTGGTCGCGGATACGGTCGACATAGGCGTCGCGGAATTCAGCATGACCAAACGCCGACTGGAGGTGGTGGATTTCACGCTGCCGCTGATCCTATCCCGCATGAGGGTGTACTTCAAGAAGCCCGACGGTTCCTCCGTACGGTGGACCGCCTACGTCAAGGTTTCTCGTTGTTGTTTCAAGAGTCCGCCATCGGTGAACGCGATAACGACACCGATGTTTCTCTGTGCTCAGGAGTTCGACAGGCACGTCTGGACGGGGATAGCGTTCACGGTCCTCGCCGTGCCGATCGTGCTGACTCTCATGAAGACGAGGGGACGTCTCTTCGCAAAAGTCGTCGGGGAATATTACATAAACGTTTGGGGAATATATTGCCAGCAAGGCATGCCAG TCGGGCAACGACAGCGTCTCGTTCAGGTTGCAGAAGCTTTTGAAGAAGAAAGACTACTTGCCTTTGTCGGTGACGGACGGCTTTCGACAGGTGCGAAATTTCTCTGCGAATGTTTCATCGAGAAATATGGTCCACGAGCTTGTCGATTCCGTTCCATTGTAGGTTTGCACGGAAAAAGTGGGCTTCTACGTAACCGAGGCGATAGTGAGCTCTTTGAGTCGCATGCCTTGCGCGATCGAGTACATCGAAGCCAACAGGATCGAAAGCTTGGCGATCGTTCTGAACAAACGCAGTCCTTACAGACAAGTCATAAATTACAAGTAAATAACGTACGAAAGTGGTAG
- the LOC117217832 gene encoding uncharacterized protein LOC117217832 isoform X2 produces MTNAASLYEMARFGSYDIGVLLLLLLLLSVAGVSADIASDSYNYMLLIEDVHNYYGTTCIIIVRSNQCTDMNETTVTQIWTRSFSRSGILTVIVGFSDLAQETKKYEGCEVRPLYVVLLSTKKTLNEFATATGRIDISFPVWFVMFLPHQGDPLKSDCRSPTGNLFNLSFDTEMLVLCYDQPSLREWYSFRDNRTTVSNLAVWKPGQGLWPVTNGSLYARRNNLRKEIMRIAYVEESAFVAVENGVLTKYLGEVIQELSESLNFTIEVTNPMDSYGNLNEETQTWSGVIGELVADTVDIGVAEFSMTKRRLEVVDFTLPLILSRMRVYFKKPDGSSVRWTAYVKVSRCCFKSPPSVNAITTPMFLCAQEFDRHVWTGIAFTVLAVPIVLTLMKTRGRLFAKVVGEYYINVWGIYCQQGMPEFPQETSQRLAFVSIFVSALIIASAYSASLISNLTVSTVSLPFSTLEQFAHDGSYKLIVFRDSADYDTIVSGNDSVSFRLQKLLKKKDYLPLSVTDGFRQVATIERQRRDQQAEEHVPLADQRLPAGLSRGHFGQRHAAPRHRSVRRGRRMPDTNIGENVLSLLRQGEPLRDDSEEAPTESEQKRRSEKIRAESCGIRASRQRRSVVAITGGEKQAGRDIIVSRNFLPSDALGLPRTIDTLYRYPQNEEEASTIMRIVVDQQARLINRFRFVPRGNIVADHKGKLVVNFRVSFRPLAFRRVSMDLSSREFLFLCHPLRSNQSRVTSFTGDVGKLLLAESMAGDERRLRVVVTTIVFSLPRLQRQKSVDVEREQRAVAALKYIKYAKTKPRRSLFESDVPIARDQLTQTPFQFANFSKRSHFFYINFLLR; encoded by the exons ATGACAAATGCCGCTTCGTTGTACGAGATGGCACGGTTCGGTAGCTACGATATCGgcgtgctgctgctgctgctgctgcttctgTCCGTGGCAGGCGTTTCCGCGGATATAGCGAGCGACAGTTATAATTATATGCTGCTGATCGAAGACGTACACAACTATTACGGAACGACCTGCATAATAATCGTGCGTTCGAACCAATGCACCG ATATGAACGAGACGACCGTGACGCAAATATGGACCCGATCGTTCTCCCGCAGCGGCATCCTGACCGTGATCGTCGGCTTTTCCGATCTTGCACAGGAGACCAAGAAGTACGAAGGTTGCGAGGTGCGTCCGTTATACGTCGTCCTTCTCAGCACAAAGAAGACCCTGAACGAGTTTGCAACGGCCACCGGACGGATCGATATCTCCTTTCCCGTTTGGTTCGTGATGTTCCTTCCGCACCAGGGAGATCCCCTGAAATCCGACTGTCGGAGCCCGACCGGGAACCTGTTCAATCTATCGTTCGATACCGAGATGCTGGTGTTGTGCTACGACCAGCCATCTTTGAGGGAGTGGTACTCGTTTCGGGATAACCGTACAACGGTCTCGAATCTAGCCGTATGGAAACCTGGACAAGGACTTTGGCCCGTGACGAACGGGAGTCTGTACGCGAGGAGGAACAACCTGCGCAAAGAGATCATGCGAATCGCCTACGTCGAG GAGTCCGCGTTCGTCGCGGTCGAGAACGGGGTCCTCACGAAATACCTCGGCGAGGTGATCCAGGAGCTGAGCGAGTCGTTGAACTTCACGATCGAAGTGACGAACCCTATGGATTCGTACGGCAATCTGAACGAGGAAACGCAAACCTGGTCGGGCGTGATAGGCGAACTGGTCGCGGATACGGTCGACATAGGCGTCGCGGAATTCAGCATGACCAAACGCCGACTGGAGGTGGTGGATTTCACGCTGCCGCTGATCCTATCCCGCATGAGGGTGTACTTCAAGAAGCCCGACGGTTCCTCCGTACGGTGGACCGCCTACGTCAAGGTTTCTCGTTGTTGTTTCAAGAGTCCGCCATCGGTGAACGCGATAACGACACCGATGTTTCTCTGTGCTCAGGAGTTCGACAGGCACGTCTGGACGGGGATAGCGTTCACGGTCCTCGCCGTGCCGATCGTGCTGACTCTCATGAAGACGAGGGGACGTCTCTTCGCAAAAGTCGTCGGGGAATATTACATAAACGTTTGGGGAATATATTGCCAGCAAGGCATGCCAG AATTTCCGCAAGAAACCTCGCAGAGACTCGCTTTCGTATCGATTTTCGTGTCGGCGTTGATCATCGCGTCCGCTTACTCCGCTTCGTTGATCAGCAATTTGACCGTCTCCACGGTTAGCCTGCCGTTCTCTACTCTCGAGCAGTTCGCGCACGATGGTTCTTACAAGTTGATCGTGTTCAGAGACAGCGCGGACTACGATACGATAGTT TCGGGCAACGACAGCGTCTCGTTCAGGTTGCAGAAGCTTTTGAAGAAGAAAGACTACTTGCCTTTGTCGGTGACGGACGGCTTTCGACAG GTTGCAACGATTGAAAGACAACGGCGTGATCAACAAGCTGAGGAACATGTACCTCTTGCCGACCAACGATTACCAGCAGGGCTATCCCGTGGTCACTTTGGGCAGCGTCACGCCGCTCCTCGCCATCGTAGTGTGCGGCGTGGTCGTAGGATGCCTGATACTAACATTGGAGAAAATGTGTTATCGCTGCTGCGACAAGGAGAGCCGTTGCGAGACGATTCGGAAGAAGCTCCGACGGAATCCGAGCAGAAGAGGCGGAGCGAGAAGATACGCGCGGAGTCCTGTGGGATACGCGCATCGAGACAACGGAGATCGGTCGTTGCGATAACGGGGGGCGAGAAACAGGCGGGGCGAGATATAATTGTTTCACGAAACTTTCTGCCGAGCGACGCGCTCGGGCTCCCTCGTACAATCGATACATTGTATCGTTACCCGCAAAACGAGGAAGAAGCCTCGACAATAATGCGCATTGTCGTCGATCAACAGGCTCGTCTTATCAATCGCTTTCGCTTCGTGCCGCGCGGCAACATCGTCGCGGATCACAAGGGTAAATTAGTTGTAAATTTCCGCGTATCGTTTCGCCCGCTGGCGTTTCGGCGGGTTTCGATGGATCTTTCGAGTCGCGAGTTTCTATTTTTGTGCCATCCTCTGCGCTCCAATCAGTCCCGAGTTACCTCGTTTACCGGCGATGTCGGTAAATTGCTACTCGCCGAAAGCATGGCTGGAGACGAGAGACGGCTTCGCGTTGTCGTAACGACTATCGTTTTCTCTCTGCCGAGACTACAACGGCAAAAATCGGTCGACGtcgaacgagaacaacgagcagTTGCGGCTTTAAAATACATTAAATATGCAAAAACGAAGCCCCGGAGGTCGTTGTTCGAAAGCGATGTTCCCATTGCTCGCGACCAACTTACACAGACACCGTTTCAATTCGCAAACTTTTCAAAACGAAGCCACTTTTTTTACATAAATTTTCTGCTTCGATAA